One Psilocybe cubensis strain MGC-MH-2018 chromosome 9, whole genome shotgun sequence genomic window, CACCTGGTCCGTGGAGGAGCATCACGGCAACTTTTGCTGCCTCTACACCCCGCGACTGCCAAACTGGCCTGGGGACCCGACATACCCCGGcgtcaaaatcaaagaagtGTGCTTCACGATAAAAAGCAGGGATCAGGGATGGACGAGCGAGCCAGGTCCTTTCAAGCGTACGGATCGCGTGTACGTTTCGGACCGCCTGTATCGCTGAcattgtattttattatgcCAGATAACTACGACGGGTCGTGGACCTGGTTTCAAGCCGTCGTCGGTCGTGACTTTGACGACTACACGGTAACAACACAGACACAGCCTGACAAAGTCGACCTGCGCATCGAACGGGCACTCCAGCCCAACAACGGAACGCAGGCAACACAGGACATCATCGTCGATACATGGGATATCCAGCGGAACTACCGCGCATCGCCTGAGCTCCGCACGCACCGTGTCGTATGGAGCGCCAAGGACGAGCCAGATTTGACAGACCATGACCGCCAGTTCGACCCGTTGACGGGCGCTTATCGCGGCGCCGGATTTGTTCAGTCCTTGCGCCCTGGTGATCTGATCGGGATTGTCATGAGAGCAAAAGTGAGTGGGTGTTCTGCTGGGTTTTGTGGGTTGAGTTTTAATCTAGGCGGTAATAGTACCCTGCCTGGGCTAACTTTGTGGAAAGTGCGAGTATCGAGATAATTTACTCTTGCTAAGAAGTTTGCACGGTCTAATCAGTAGGTGGTATAAACGCCCGGATGCCCTGTTACCTATAACAGGCTATGACTTGCCCCACCGTATGATGTACGATTGGGCAGAATATGAATTGCTTGTGTTGTATTTGTCAGAGAGTGATCGCttgcaaaaaaagaaaaataaacaaAATCTTCCGAGAAGCACTGACACttttgttgaagttgaaaataGACTAGCTATATACGACAAGGGGTCCACCAGTTATATGCGCCGTACTCCTTCAGTGTTAGTACTCTTTTTGTGGAATTAGGCTCACTCTTTAAGGAGGCGCAACACGGCGAACTCAATTCCAAGAAAACAGTCTAAACCGCGAACGACTCGGACAAACGCGTAGCGTGTCCCTCCCTCTTATCAACCCCGACTGACTACGCCCACAGGCGCAATCAAAGCAACAACCACTATACCGACACTTCGTACTACTCCCCTCAGGATTATTACTGAGGGCCAAGTGTAAAACGGAATGTTAATTCCCTTATCCGTCCATGTACTCAATAAGCGGCGTCGGAGTCGAGTATCATTATTCGCACGACGACTCATCGCTGACACCTTAGCTTGCCGCCACTGCCAGTGCATGCAAGCAATTAAGCGGCGATCGTGGAGTGTTGCAATTCGTGACAGGAAAAACCATGGGACAGTATGACGGAGACTGTGGCGGGGATGGGATTCAGGTCACAAAGTTGTGGATCCGGATCCGTCCTATAGTTAAGGCTGAACGTGAACACCCAATCGCACGACGCAGAACCTTCCACCACCGGATCGTATGGACATTTACCTGGTTCAGCCAAGCCCTGAACGTTGAAAGTTGAACCTTATACAGGGATCGACGGTGTTGAAGACATGCGAGAATGTGGATGTGCGCGACTGCAAGTAGGCAAGTAGGAAGTTAAGATCGTCATTTGATTCTCCATTTTTCCAtgtttttccattttttacgAAGGCCTGAGAGAGATCGTCCAACATTGGCATCTCCGAGGAGACTTTGAAAGTTATGCTCCATGGCCCATGGCCCGGATGGGGGTGGGAGTTGGTGTAAATACGCACTCTGGGTTGGGAGAGCTGGTTTGGCGAGGATCTTGGCAGACATGTGGGTGTATGGGAGACGGAAAATTTCATGTAGATGGCGTAGATAGTTGTATGGGTGGATAGCGTAGCATGCTACATTAGCGCATATATTGATCTAATCAGGCCAATACGTTGGACTGGGTTGAAGTTCGGTGTTTTTGAGTTATGGCATTGCTACTATGATTGTTGTCGTACCTTCACTTTGACTTTTCTTTAAAAGGAAGCAAAGCAGATAGTGCCATGGATTTAATTAGTTGATGAGCGTAAGGAAATTGGACAATGACATACGGGTACATTATTAGAAGGATCATTATTACATCTTGCAGATCAGATCTTAGCTGAAGGTTTTCTGTTCAACACAGTCAATGGATTGCAAGAAGGTGCTAAATGTCGTGTAGTGGACTTTACCTTGTGATGTCCCGAGACGAGAATGGAATCATCCAAGCCGTGAAcaaataaattttgaaaattggATGTTCCAGACTCCAGATCCTGAGATCCGACCCAGAAATTGGCACGTACAGAACGAAGAATACGAAGGCAACAACTGGCAGAACAATGGCTCGAGCACAGCTGGACATCATCATCGGATGTTGGCTAGAATCATATGGTTCAGAGTCTGATCAGATACAGTCAGTCGCTGACCCTGGCCATTGAGATGCAGTGTGTCGTTGCAAAGCGGATTGGCTTGGTTATTTCTCAACAGAAGGAATCTGATAGTTTCTTCCGGTCTGGTACGTGAACAACAGCATGGTCCAGATTCCTAAGTGATGCAAAGGATAGATATTGAAACATGTTGGTGAGGAGGTCGCGTTGCGGGATACACAGCCGATTTGAGCCCTGAAGTTCAAACCAGTAGaatttgaagcttgaagtttCCACGTGAGACAGAACTCTTAGAGCGATCAGATACCCCAGACACGAAGATGCGCCCGCGTTGTTGATTAAACCCCGGAATCACCAGATCAATGAGGTTCAAGTATTTTTGGCCAGTCGTCGGTCActtgaaaacaagaaaatgcTTCAAGTTGACGGGCGCACATAAGCATTGCATGGATGAAATCCTAGGTAGGTCCTTGAAATATCAAAGTCAAGTGTCGAGtcctgtttctgtttctgcgAGCGCCTTCGTTGCGAAGTATAGATGGATAATTCAATGTACCGATTAACTCTGTTGAAGAACCCTTGAATATGATAATCGATTCAAGTCGCGGATGTTTCGATAATATAAAGCGTCCTTAGATCAAGAGTGTCAACTGACACGTACGAGGCAgggaatgttctggaaggAAAACTGCGAGACCCCGCAGCAGCAGGTATACGTATATCTGATTAGTGATCTATTTTGGCCAATGGAGTGATATGCGGATGAAGATGTAGACGAAGGCGAGAGACTGGCGTTTTGGTATTTTTGGGGTTCAGAGGGGCTAAGTTTGGCGAGGTTAGGATAAGTCGTTGCAGAGGCGCAAGAGAGTCCTCTGTTGCCAGGAAGATTTGCGCATAACGAATAGAGATAACGGCTAGCAAGAACCGACGGAGATCAGACAATCCAGACGCGCATCGTGTAGCACTCGAACGAACGCGCACCCTGCATGCAGGGCCTAGAGATATGGAAGCCAGTTTCACCAACAACTGTGTCCAAGAGGTTCTTTAAACTCTTCATGATGGATCAGATTAGATGTAACACCAGTACTAGAAGCCAGCTTTTTGATAACTGATAAGTTTATTTTTACGCGAGCGTGGGTGTAACGATCCAATTAAGGGGTCCAGGTCGAACAGCCTCGGTGGGTGGAGACAGGGACCGTCGGGCACGGGACATGTCAAGCCATGACCGTGGACACGGTAAAGCGCTGGAGTCTTTGTAGACAGTTTATCGTTATGTTTTCACGGCCGGGGGTTATCGGGTGCTGCGACCCCATACTGGGTGCGGGACAAAAAGCTCTAAACCCCGACATCATATGTCGCTGGTGGTAGCCGAGCATCGTTACTCATCTTTTTGAACCCACATCACTGCTCCGGGTGAACAAGTTGGCCAAGCATACTGGTGGTGGAAGTGAGGCTAACTGACCTGGAAATCGAGGAGACAGTGGCGAGAGATGTCTGCAATAGAAGGACTGAATAAGGCGGAATGGACAGGAACAAGAGGGGCGGCTAAAAAGGGCAGGTAATTCGAGTGGACCTGGTGCCGCGGGGTCCACGCAATCGTCGCAACGCCGCCGAGACGGAGACAAAACAAGTGTGGGAAAATTATGTCAGCGATTTGTTACGCAGCCTCGTTGACTGTGCTCCCTTTCTTCTCGAttctatccacaaccaccaccaacaacatCGCCAATACACCCAATCTTCCCCCGTCCCGCTCAATTGTTGCAATACACACATCGCGTCTCGGGAAACACTCACCTCGGCTTGCATATCCACAACAAATCACCAAATCGCCTGAGTCATAAAGCGATATCATGCTTGTCGACAATCCCCTCTTTCAACCATCCTATCTCGCTCCTGGGTCCTCAAATATGTTCCCAGAACTCACTGATATCAGTGACATTTTTGAAGTCGATGCCTTCAACAATAACTTTGCTTCCTTCTCTGCCCACTCGTCGTCGCCCTCGGGCTCCAGAGGCTCCACACCACAGCATCTTTTAACGCCTCCCCAGGAGCCACCCGTAGCGTCGTTTCCCGACGTGCACGACGGAGACAACTCTCAGAGCAATGGCTTCAACCTTTTTGACGACAATGACTCCAAGGCCATCGATCCCTTCATGTCCACGCCGATTGACTTCATGGGCATGGGGGGCTTCGAATACGGCGGTGGAGTTGGTAACTACAACGGTCTCACCCTAGGCGGATATTCAATGCCAATGGACATGTCAACGATGGTTGGCCTCCCCATCCTCCCAGAGGAGACAATGCAGACTAGGGGTATCGATCCGCAGCTCGTCGACACGCCCTCAGCCATCAGTGATCACGGCGAGGATGAGTCAGATGAGAAGGAATCCCCCAGCTCGCCGCCTGAGGAACAGAAAGAACAGGAAAAGCCCACTATTGTCATTGCGCCCGTCAAGGTCGGAGGTCACGGAAAGGCTCGAAAAGGAACTGTGCAGAGCGGGGGCGTGGTGAAGAAGGTCGCGTCTTCGTCAGCCAgcaaagagaaggagaattCTACTTCCGTCTCGTCTGCCGGTTCCAAGAAGGCCACTCAGCCCAAGCCCGCTGTggcttccacttccacttccacttccactctTTCCAAGACTTCCACACCCGGTCCTTTCCTCACCACAGCTGGCTCAGTCAGGGCTGAGAGTGAGGCTGGAGACgccgaagacgaagatgacttGCCTCAGGATTGGCGACCTTCCCCAGAAGTCTTCGCCAAGATGACTAGTAAGGAAAAACGTCAATTGCGAAATAAGATCAGTGCAAGGAACTTCCGTGTTCGCCGAAAGGGTAAGCTAATTGTTTTTTATTATGCGTGTATCGTTAACTTAATTGTTCACTACAGAATACATCTCTACCCTCGAGGGTGATATTGCCGAACGAGATCGCATGCTCGACCATTTCCGCACGCAACTGGGTTCTCAGGAATCGGAAAATCTTGCTCTACGTCAGGAAATCGCCGCCTTGAAGAAGGCTCTCCTCGAAGGACGCGGTGGCCCTATCAATCTCCCACCTCCTGCTCCGTTACCCGAGCAGAGTGCCGCTCAGACCTTGGCGGCTTCTGCCGCAGCTTCGGCTTCCACCTCCTCGTCCACATCGACTTCCAGCGTCCTCACCTCGCGCCCCAGCACACCTCTGGTCACCGCCAATACGCAGAAGGATCTGCCATCGTCGCCACGGATGGGCAACCGCTTCTGGGGTGGTGTTGGCATCGGCGGTGGTTTCACCCCTGTGCACACGACTCTTGTGCCGGACATCAGTACTGTCGTGCGCAAGGGTCTACAGGAGAACATGAACCCGGCGCTCAACGCAA contains:
- a CDS encoding BZIP-type transcription factor MBZ1, whose amino-acid sequence is MLVDNPLFQPSYLAPGSSNMFPELTDISDIFEVDAFNNNFASFSAHSSSPSGSRGSTPQHLLTPPQEPPVASFPDVHDGDNSQSNGFNLFDDNDSKAIDPFMSTPIDFMGMGGFEYGGGVGNYNGLTLGGYSMPMDMSTMVGLPILPEETMQTRGIDPQLVDTPSAISDHGEDESDEKESPSSPPEEQKEQEKPTIVIAPVKVGGHGKARKGTVQSGGVVKKVASSSASKEKENSTSVSSAGSKKATQPKPAVASTSTSTSTLSKTSTPGPFLTTAGSVRAESEAGDAEDEDDLPQDWRPSPEVFAKMTSKEKRQLRNKISARNFRVRRKEYISTLEGDIAERDRMLDHFRTQLGSQESENLALRQEIAALKKALLEGRGGPINLPPPAPLPEQSAAQTLAASAAASASTSSSTSTSSVLTSRPSTPLVTANTQKDLPSSPRMGNRFWGGVGIGGGFTPVHTTLVPDISTVVRKGLQENMNPALNANPGLSGVGAGLGASKGLNGFDGFADLNPFTMKTLDAYRMHLWGKMAAQQHMHQQNQQAQQQQQNQHQQASGLAGSMRPHFFTPSSKSAAVSSPSLPSSSYGSTLSALLSGKHTSPASSYPSPPTSPLINGKVIASTSARDREAHQQREKEQQQAVLAAMASQTILRKLGSAFWDAFTGSSSSSLGSSSSSASSSGSSANWDADKVQRVLSGKAVLRVVDVEPATPPASPSLRAVSTTAASSPMLRAQQQQQDDAKKASCTACLTDILEESMRSLTLNKKM